A window of Paenibacillus polygoni contains these coding sequences:
- a CDS encoding YhgE/Pip domain-containing protein, with protein sequence MKTLSVFFQDVWRALKNPKVLIPLIAVMLIPILYTGVYLTAFWDPYGKLDTLPIAVVNQDQGAEFEGKQLQIGEDLIEELKEGQDFNWQFVDLDEARQGMDNNEYYMMITIPEDFSQKATTLMDDEPNPSELIYEPNASYNFVGAQIGDTAMKEISKKVSAAVTESYTETLLDKFTEVADGFEEAGDGATKINDGAGELNDGALTLQENLQKLTDGTLELKEGIAPLADGVKTLDDGAGQLSSGASDLSSGLSQLVDAEGQLAGGIGQLQDGAGKLKDGIESSREGAGKLSTGLSAASDGADSLVSGLEDASAGSEKLVAGLTATEAGASKLSDGLKSAAGGSEQLVGGLTASQAASKQIAEGAQGVAAGIKQLTEQSPELAAIPEVQKLLAASQAVAEGSSELSEGQSKLLSGAQALNEGNSQLSSGADELLAAQKQLLNGAQSLNDGHGQLLSGAQKLADVQKQLAEGASTLAAGQDQLLAGADQLYSGQGELSSNMNLFGEKLSEAATGSSKLSSGAADLKTGTSTLAGGVGELTGGVDTLADGSVKLTDGAGELHDGLTELKDGSEELADKLNDAADETAEMKGKDDSFVDMFAEPVQTVENESRLVSNYGTGLTPYFMSIGLFVGALISTIVMNMRETSVPGATPWARFVSRFFAFAGMSVIQAIAIATFMIYGLHLEVQSVPYFYLFSIITGIASMMIVQALVTWLDLVGRYLAIVLLVLQLATSGGTFPLETLPSWMSPISHLLPMYHSVVGYRAVVMSGNYDLMWKQAEMLSVYAVVGVLLTLGYFLWSGTKKSKDQSENQNHTHSGEALTA encoded by the coding sequence ATGAAGACATTATCCGTATTTTTTCAAGATGTATGGCGAGCACTGAAGAACCCCAAAGTTCTTATTCCGCTCATCGCAGTGATGCTGATTCCTATTCTGTATACAGGCGTATATCTTACCGCCTTTTGGGATCCTTACGGCAAGCTGGATACACTGCCTATAGCGGTGGTGAATCAGGATCAGGGTGCTGAATTTGAAGGCAAGCAGCTTCAGATCGGCGAAGATCTCATCGAGGAACTGAAAGAAGGACAAGATTTCAATTGGCAGTTTGTTGATCTCGATGAGGCAAGACAAGGAATGGATAATAACGAGTACTATATGATGATTACCATTCCAGAAGATTTTTCACAAAAAGCAACGACATTAATGGATGATGAACCAAATCCTTCTGAACTGATCTATGAACCAAATGCGAGCTATAACTTTGTTGGAGCTCAGATTGGTGACACGGCAATGAAGGAAATCAGCAAGAAGGTATCTGCTGCGGTAACCGAATCCTATACAGAGACGCTGCTTGATAAATTCACAGAAGTAGCGGATGGATTCGAAGAAGCAGGAGATGGAGCAACCAAAATTAATGACGGTGCCGGTGAACTGAATGATGGGGCGCTGACCCTTCAAGAAAATCTTCAGAAACTGACAGACGGAACGCTGGAACTAAAAGAAGGCATTGCTCCACTTGCAGACGGGGTCAAAACCTTGGATGATGGAGCGGGTCAATTAAGTTCAGGTGCGAGTGATCTTTCTTCAGGACTTTCTCAGCTCGTTGATGCAGAAGGCCAGCTGGCTGGCGGAATTGGACAGCTTCAGGATGGTGCGGGTAAGCTAAAGGACGGTATTGAAAGTTCTCGTGAAGGTGCAGGCAAGCTTAGTACGGGTCTTTCTGCTGCGTCGGATGGTGCGGACTCCCTAGTATCCGGTCTTGAAGATGCATCGGCAGGAAGTGAAAAACTAGTAGCTGGACTTACTGCTACCGAAGCAGGTGCCAGCAAACTTTCAGATGGACTAAAAAGTGCAGCTGGAGGAAGTGAGCAACTTGTAGGTGGTCTCACTGCATCACAAGCGGCTAGTAAGCAAATAGCTGAGGGTGCACAAGGTGTAGCAGCTGGAATTAAACAGCTGACTGAACAGAGTCCAGAACTCGCAGCAATTCCTGAGGTGCAAAAGCTGCTTGCAGCGAGCCAGGCTGTTGCAGAGGGAAGCAGTGAGCTTAGTGAAGGACAAAGTAAGCTCTTAAGTGGAGCACAGGCTCTGAATGAGGGGAATTCACAGTTATCCTCAGGAGCGGACGAACTTCTTGCAGCTCAGAAGCAATTACTTAATGGAGCGCAGTCTCTTAATGACGGACACGGACAGCTGTTAAGCGGAGCACAAAAGCTTGCTGATGTCCAGAAACAATTAGCAGAAGGGGCAAGTACCCTTGCTGCAGGTCAAGATCAGCTTCTCGCAGGGGCGGATCAGTTATATAGCGGTCAAGGAGAACTTTCTAGTAATATGAACTTGTTCGGAGAAAAATTAAGTGAAGCAGCAACGGGAAGCAGCAAACTCAGCTCAGGTGCAGCCGATCTTAAAACAGGAACAAGTACGCTTGCTGGCGGTGTAGGTGAACTTACTGGAGGGGTAGATACTCTGGCAGACGGTTCTGTAAAACTTACGGATGGTGCAGGCGAACTTCATGATGGATTGACAGAATTGAAAGACGGATCAGAAGAGCTTGCAGATAAGCTTAACGATGCGGCTGACGAGACTGCAGAGATGAAAGGCAAAGACGATAGTTTTGTTGATATGTTCGCGGAGCCGGTTCAAACCGTAGAGAATGAATCAAGACTCGTTTCGAATTACGGAACAGGACTGACACCTTACTTTATGTCGATCGGATTATTTGTAGGTGCATTGATTTCAACCATCGTGATGAACATGCGTGAAACGAGTGTACCAGGTGCAACGCCTTGGGCACGCTTTGTGAGCCGGTTCTTTGCTTTTGCAGGAATGAGTGTTATTCAAGCCATTGCAATCGCTACGTTTATGATCTATGGGTTACACCTTGAAGTACAGAGTGTTCCTTATTTCTATCTGTTCTCCATCATCACAGGTATTGCTTCTATGATGATTGTTCAGGCACTCGTAACTTGGCTGGATCTAGTGGGACGTTATCTTGCGATCGTTCTACTCGTACTTCAACTTGCTACAAGTGGCGGTACATTCCCGCTTGAAACACTGCCAAGTTGGATGAGTCCAATTAGTCATTTGTTGCCGATGTACCACAGCGTTGTCGGTTACCGTGCTGTAGTGATGAGCGGAAACTATGATCTAATGTGGAAACAAGCTGAAATGTTAAGTGTTTATGCTGTAGTGGGCGTGTTATTAACACTCGGATACTTCTTATGGAGCGGTACTAAAAAAAGTAAGGATCAATCAGAAAATCAAAACCATACGCACAGTGGTGAAGCACTGACCGCATGA
- a CDS encoding cell wall hydrolase: protein MNTNRETRWVAPLMYVLLVFILGASLITKAVEVYGESTTQGSTESGTPMNQIAVNHNSRMYSDRDGVAMLTSVTDFTGVTTVTTAQLTQESGRSSSEDHVLLKTAALSAETNAQNEKEAERKALEAKKEAQRKLREQQKAIALAKEKEKQTTPPKTLYFTKTELLTQEEKDKATWNYNVSDKELLMLQKIVMAEAEGEPYEGKVAVANVVLNRLRSANYPDTIKGVIYQKYQFSPVANGRMDRVTPNEDTIRAVNEALNGRKEVPDETLYFLSITLADDLTVHHSQIKVKRIGNHTFYK, encoded by the coding sequence ATGAATACAAATAGAGAGACTCGCTGGGTAGCACCGCTCATGTATGTGCTGCTTGTGTTTATATTGGGGGCAAGCCTGATTACGAAGGCTGTTGAAGTATATGGGGAAAGTACAACTCAGGGTAGTACGGAATCCGGAACTCCTATGAATCAAATAGCAGTAAATCATAACAGCAGGATGTACTCTGATCGGGACGGAGTCGCTATGCTTACTTCCGTGACGGATTTTACAGGAGTAACCACTGTAACAACGGCACAGCTGACACAAGAATCAGGACGTTCGTCTTCGGAAGACCATGTCTTGCTCAAAACAGCTGCACTTTCGGCTGAAACGAATGCCCAAAATGAGAAAGAAGCGGAACGTAAGGCTCTAGAAGCCAAAAAAGAAGCACAAAGAAAACTACGTGAACAACAAAAAGCAATTGCGTTAGCAAAAGAAAAAGAAAAACAAACTACTCCCCCAAAAACTCTATACTTTACCAAGACGGAATTACTAACCCAGGAGGAAAAAGACAAGGCCACCTGGAACTACAACGTCTCGGATAAAGAGCTGCTTATGCTACAAAAAATTGTCATGGCAGAAGCAGAAGGTGAACCGTACGAAGGCAAAGTTGCAGTAGCTAACGTTGTCTTAAACCGGCTACGGTCAGCCAATTATCCCGATACCATTAAAGGCGTTATCTATCAAAAGTATCAATTTAGTCCCGTGGCGAACGGCCGAATGGACCGTGTGACGCCGAACGAGGACACCATTCGTGCTGTCAATGAAGCGCTCAACGGACGGAAAGAAGTGCCTGACGAAACACTCTACTTCTTATCTATTACCCTAGCTGACGACTTAACAGTACATCATTCACAAATAAAAGTTAAGAGAATCGGAAATCATACATTTTATAAATAA
- a CDS encoding TetR/AcrR family transcriptional regulator, whose amino-acid sequence MAPIDRRKQILKAAAKSFALFGYKATTMDQVAKIANVGKGTIYTFFTNKEELFDEILHEVIIEMKNVAERELDHEQTFFNNLFRILDSLLEFREQHDLLIKLSQEVREFGTLQAKTGNAKVEGVITGYLEKELRLAQEKGEIKPCDPKVASFIMFKIYIALTSDWSHGNDPLSKEEIKQYIELFLVHGLVPDLPV is encoded by the coding sequence ATGGCTCCGATAGATCGTCGCAAACAAATACTCAAAGCAGCAGCGAAGTCCTTTGCTTTGTTTGGTTATAAAGCAACGACGATGGATCAGGTGGCGAAGATTGCGAATGTAGGTAAGGGAACAATCTACACCTTTTTTACCAATAAGGAAGAATTGTTCGATGAGATTTTGCATGAAGTCATTATAGAAATGAAAAATGTGGCAGAGAGAGAATTAGATCATGAGCAGACGTTTTTTAATAACTTGTTTCGAATATTAGATTCCTTACTTGAGTTCAGAGAGCAGCATGATCTGCTCATTAAGCTTTCTCAAGAAGTGAGGGAGTTTGGAACACTGCAGGCAAAAACGGGCAATGCCAAGGTGGAAGGTGTAATCACAGGTTATCTCGAGAAAGAACTTCGCTTAGCGCAAGAAAAGGGAGAGATAAAACCTTGTGATCCAAAAGTAGCGTCTTTCATTATGTTTAAGATCTACATTGCACTTACTTCGGATTGGAGTCATGGGAATGATCCTCTCAGCAAAGAAGAAATTAAGCAGTATATTGAGTTGTTTTTGGTGCATGGACTAGTGCCAGATCTTCCAGTATAA
- a CDS encoding TRM11 family SAM-dependent methyltransferase: MIIHNKNRTSDTFLYTFACHESEQALCHLELKRLLGMQEALDHSFYITNHCIDPSRSPFLNMRVDVLFLAPGLDELLVLAESIELEEGSTFKVLYLKEGIPYTYDEQRTLERSVGSRIKGTARMKKPDVTLGLIHLESGWMLGRCHEAESVWLNHKNKPHNYSTGLSSRVARALVNIAAPEATGVTMIDPCCGMGNVLIEALSMGISIRGNDINPLAVQGARKNLRHYGYDDTLVTLGDMTHLEEKADRAILDLPYNVCSVLPVEEQLQLLNHLGKLAGEAVIVSTQPIAEQFRQTGWRIEDHVTTSKGSFVREIWYCKRLTEITLENKAL; encoded by the coding sequence ATGATCATTCACAATAAAAATAGAACGAGCGATACCTTTTTATATACCTTTGCCTGTCACGAAAGTGAACAGGCTCTTTGTCATTTAGAGCTGAAACGACTGCTTGGAATGCAGGAGGCTTTGGACCATTCATTTTATATAACGAATCACTGCATCGATCCTTCGCGGAGTCCCTTTCTTAACATGAGAGTAGATGTATTATTCTTGGCTCCTGGCCTAGATGAATTGTTAGTGCTTGCCGAATCTATAGAACTAGAAGAGGGTTCCACTTTTAAAGTATTGTATCTGAAAGAAGGGATTCCTTACACCTATGACGAGCAAAGAACGCTTGAACGTTCGGTAGGGAGCCGGATAAAAGGTACAGCGAGAATGAAAAAACCAGATGTTACACTGGGTCTCATTCACTTGGAATCAGGATGGATGCTTGGAAGATGTCACGAAGCAGAGAGTGTGTGGCTGAATCACAAAAATAAACCGCATAATTATTCCACTGGCCTCAGTTCCAGGGTTGCCAGAGCGCTCGTTAATATAGCAGCGCCTGAAGCCACAGGGGTAACGATGATTGATCCTTGCTGCGGGATGGGGAATGTCCTAATTGAAGCTTTATCCATGGGAATATCCATCCGCGGTAATGATATCAACCCGCTTGCCGTACAAGGGGCTCGTAAGAATCTTCGTCATTATGGTTATGATGATACTCTTGTTACGCTTGGAGATATGACGCATCTCGAAGAAAAGGCCGATCGCGCTATATTGGATCTACCATATAATGTGTGTTCCGTGTTGCCGGTAGAAGAACAGCTGCAGCTGCTAAATCACCTTGGAAAACTAGCCGGAGAAGCAGTCATTGTAAGTACACAGCCCATTGCGGAGCAGTTCCGGCAGACGGGATGGCGAATCGAGGACCACGTAACCACATCAAAAGGTTCTTTTGTTCGGGAAATCTGGTACTGTAAGAGGCTAACGGAAATCACGTTAGAGAATAAAGCTCTTTAG
- a CDS encoding metal-dependent hydrolase has protein sequence MKITYYGHSCILVEEAGKRVIIDPFLTGNPTAKIAAEDVKVDAVLLTHGHSDHFGDTLTIAKQNDCPVVAVYELAEYCQSQGVQVQHMNIGGSCQFDGFKVKYTLAFHSSSLEVNGTTVYMGQPAGILLTMGDKTIYHAGDTALFGDMKIIGEMNDIDTAILPIGDVLTMGPEDAAIAAEWLRAKKVIPVHYNTFPFIKQDANSFTELLEPKGIVGVALEPGASTEI, from the coding sequence ATGAAAATCACATATTATGGACACTCATGTATCCTTGTTGAAGAAGCAGGCAAACGTGTTATTATTGATCCTTTTTTAACAGGGAATCCTACCGCTAAAATAGCTGCTGAAGACGTCAAAGTAGATGCAGTGCTGCTAACACATGGCCACTCGGATCACTTCGGTGATACACTCACGATCGCTAAACAGAATGATTGCCCCGTTGTAGCGGTCTATGAATTAGCAGAGTATTGCCAGAGTCAAGGAGTACAAGTACAACATATGAATATTGGCGGGAGCTGCCAGTTTGATGGTTTCAAAGTGAAGTATACGCTCGCCTTCCATAGTTCCTCTCTTGAAGTGAACGGGACAACCGTATATATGGGACAGCCTGCGGGAATCCTGTTAACGATGGGTGATAAAACGATCTACCATGCAGGAGATACAGCACTTTTCGGTGATATGAAAATCATCGGTGAAATGAACGATATTGATACAGCGATCCTGCCAATCGGTGATGTGCTAACAATGGGTCCTGAGGATGCTGCAATCGCCGCTGAATGGCTGAGAGCAAAAAAGGTCATTCCAGTTCATTACAACACCTTCCCGTTTATTAAACAGGATGCAAATTCGTTTACTGAGCTTCTAGAGCCCAAAGGGATAGTAGGAGTCGCTTTAGAGCCGGGGGCTAGTACAGAAATTTAG
- a CDS encoding helix-turn-helix domain-containing protein: MSKRSPIPYEIKIQVVRRCLQHESNPNYEAKQLGIHKSTVTEWIRKYQAGGVEGLKKSKGWKAYSKELRLAAIQDALSGEHSVRSVVKKYHISSKSVLESWISKYTEGAKMKPTPKRMGSPHMNKGRKTTYEERIEIAQFTIAHDLDYQKAIDKYDVSYQQVYAWVRKYQTNGHEGLKDLRGRKKPLEELDEQERLKLRIKELEARNEYLEMENALAKKLAEIRRRNTH; encoded by the coding sequence ATGTCTAAAAGAAGCCCAATTCCATATGAAATTAAGATTCAGGTTGTAAGACGTTGCCTGCAGCATGAATCCAATCCCAACTACGAGGCAAAACAACTGGGGATCCATAAAAGCACGGTTACCGAATGGATAAGAAAATATCAAGCAGGTGGAGTGGAAGGTTTAAAAAAATCGAAAGGTTGGAAAGCTTACTCCAAAGAGTTACGACTGGCGGCGATACAAGATGCACTTTCTGGTGAACACTCTGTACGATCAGTGGTGAAAAAGTACCATATTTCGAGTAAATCTGTGTTAGAGAGCTGGATTTCCAAGTATACTGAAGGGGCGAAAATGAAACCAACTCCGAAAAGGATGGGATCCCCTCATATGAATAAAGGACGGAAAACGACTTACGAAGAACGTATTGAAATTGCACAATTCACCATCGCCCATGATTTAGATTACCAGAAAGCCATCGACAAGTACGATGTCTCTTATCAGCAAGTCTACGCCTGGGTTCGTAAATATCAAACGAATGGTCACGAAGGGTTAAAAGACCTCCGAGGTCGTAAAAAACCGCTAGAGGAGCTAGATGAACAGGAAAGATTAAAGCTTCGGATTAAGGAACTCGAAGCGCGTAATGAGTACCTTGAAATGGAGAATGCACTCGCAAAAAAGTTGGCAGAGATCCGGCGAAGAAATACACACTAA
- a CDS encoding D-2-hydroxyacid dehydrogenase — MSKIVSLISFTETEQKRIQDIAPHYTITTGKAKELDPSVLRDAEILVGWPKSKPDELLHPDSKLKWVQTWSAGVDYLPQETFEERNILLTNTSGIHAIPISEMILGMMLSLSRNLKRAAVNQANGTWDASEDNMSELHGKTMVIVGVGEIGKATAKLAEAFGMNVIGVRRSGKEVEHVSKMVSMESFEEVLTDGDYVVNILPLTDDTRHLFNEQAFAAMKKEACFINVGRGATVDTSALLKALQEKQIASAALDVFEEEPLPSDHPLWSMDNVLITPHIAGSTPYYKERAFEIFIENLKAYVKNETLPRNLVDYSRSY, encoded by the coding sequence ATGAGCAAAATTGTAAGTTTAATTTCTTTTACAGAGACAGAGCAGAAGCGTATCCAGGATATAGCACCTCATTATACGATAACTACAGGCAAAGCAAAGGAGCTTGATCCCTCCGTCCTGCGAGATGCAGAGATTCTAGTGGGTTGGCCAAAAAGTAAACCAGATGAATTATTACATCCTGACAGCAAATTAAAATGGGTACAGACTTGGTCTGCCGGCGTAGACTATCTTCCTCAAGAAACTTTTGAAGAACGAAATATTCTACTCACCAATACAAGCGGAATTCATGCGATTCCAATCTCAGAAATGATTCTTGGTATGATGCTGTCTTTATCCCGTAATCTTAAAAGAGCTGCTGTTAATCAGGCTAACGGCACATGGGATGCAAGTGAAGATAACATGAGCGAACTTCATGGAAAAACGATGGTCATCGTTGGCGTAGGTGAGATTGGGAAGGCCACAGCTAAACTTGCCGAAGCTTTTGGCATGAACGTAATTGGTGTTCGCAGATCGGGTAAAGAAGTAGAGCATGTCAGCAAAATGGTCTCCATGGAAAGTTTTGAAGAAGTACTGACTGACGGAGATTATGTGGTTAACATTCTTCCGCTTACCGATGATACCCGCCATCTATTTAATGAGCAGGCTTTTGCAGCGATGAAAAAAGAGGCATGCTTCATCAATGTCGGCCGCGGCGCAACCGTAGATACTTCTGCACTGCTGAAAGCCCTACAAGAAAAACAGATCGCATCTGCTGCACTCGATGTATTTGAAGAAGAACCCTTGCCGAGCGATCATCCCTTATGGTCGATGGATAATGTACTGATTACACCTCATATTGCCGGAAGCACTCCTTATTATAAGGAACGTGCTTTTGAAATATTTATAGAGAACTTGAAAGCTTATGTGAAGAACGAGACTCTTCCACGTAATCTAGTCGATTACAGTCGTTCTTATTAG
- the thpR gene encoding RNA 2',3'-cyclic phosphodiesterase codes for MTQMPQDKVRIFTAVSLPDHVKEEIQRWTIDNKDKLSFRNFTHKEDYHITLQFLGDTERGTINALCEALREAAVKMQQFPLSVGDAGVFGSPLRPRVLWRGVEGEIDELAVLFQYILDATAPLGYISENRPYRPHITIARKFDDSKKINWNLEKFPAQEKIEPWLVKDFVLFQTILGQKPMYKIIEKFDF; via the coding sequence ATGACGCAAATGCCACAAGATAAAGTACGCATCTTCACAGCTGTTTCTCTACCAGATCATGTGAAAGAAGAAATACAGCGCTGGACAATCGATAATAAAGATAAACTTTCCTTCCGTAATTTTACACATAAAGAAGATTATCATATTACACTTCAATTTTTAGGGGATACGGAAAGAGGTACCATTAACGCGCTGTGTGAAGCTCTGCGAGAAGCCGCTGTTAAGATGCAACAGTTTCCTTTAAGTGTTGGAGATGCAGGTGTTTTTGGTTCGCCATTACGTCCTAGGGTTTTATGGAGAGGAGTCGAAGGAGAGATTGATGAGCTCGCTGTGCTTTTCCAGTATATTCTAGATGCAACTGCTCCGTTAGGATATATTTCTGAGAATCGTCCTTATCGACCCCATATTACGATTGCTCGCAAATTTGATGATTCTAAGAAGATTAATTGGAACTTGGAGAAATTTCCGGCACAGGAAAAAATTGAACCATGGCTTGTCAAAGACTTTGTATTATTTCAGACGATACTTGGTCAAAAACCGATGTATAAAATAATCGAGAAATTTGATTTTTGA